From a region of the Tachysurus fulvidraco isolate hzauxx_2018 chromosome 5, HZAU_PFXX_2.0, whole genome shotgun sequence genome:
- the gmppab gene encoding mannose-1-phosphate guanyltransferase alpha-B isoform X1, with the protein MMLKAVILIGGPQKGTRFRPLSFEVPKPLFPVAGVPMLQHHIEACAKVPNMKEIILIGFYQPNDELNRFIASAQQEFKLSVRYLQEFAGLGTGGGIYHFRDQILSGGPSAFFLMNADVCSAFPLQDMLNFHHQRGNSHCGIILGTTANREQSLNYGCIVENQDTNEVLHFVEKPSTFVSDIINCGIYLFTPKIFAHIGTVFQRNQEDRSVEEPPCGRQLRELICLEQDIFTMLAAQKQLYVYKTQHFWSQIKSAGSAIYASRLYLNRYIETHPDRLARNQDGGPKIIGNVYIHQTANIDSTAVLGPNVSIGKGVIIGAGVRVRESIVLHGATLQDHCCVLNSIVGWDSTVGKWARVEGTPSDPNPNDPYAKIDSETLFRDGGLTPSITILGCNVNIPSEVIIRNSIVLPHKDLNRSFKNQIIL; encoded by the exons ATGATGTTAAAGGCAGTTATTCTAATCGGTGGTCCTCAAAAAG GAACTCGCTTCCGGCCTTTGTCATTTGAGGTGCCCAAACCTCTCTTTCCTGTGGCTGGTGTGCCAATGCTCCAACATCACATTGAAGCCTGTGCCAAG GTGCCGAATATGAAGGAGATCATCCTGATTGGGTTTTACCAGCCTAATGATGAGCTGAACCGCTTCATAGCTTCTGCCCAGCAAGAGTTTAAATTATCAGTAAG ATACCTTCAGGAGTTTGCAGGTCTGGGCACAGGCGGTGGCATTTACCATTTCCGGGACCAGATCCTATCTGGAGGACCATCTGCGTTCTTCCTTATGAATGCTGACGTTTGCTCTGCGTTCCCCCTGCAGGACATGCTCAACTTCCACCACCAGCGTGGAAACTCTCACTGTGGAATCATTTTAGGCACTACG GCTAACAGGGAACAGTCTTTGAACTATGGGTGCATTGTAGAGAATCAGGACACAAATGAG GTGCTTCATTTTGTGGAGAAACCCAGTACTTTTGTTAGTGATATTATCAACTGTGGCATCTACTTATTCACCCCAAAGATTTTTGCCCACATTGGGACAGTGTTTCAGAGGAATCAAGAAGACAGGTCGGT AGAGGAGCCTCCATGTGGCAGGCAGCTGCGAGAGCTGATCTGCTTGGAGCAGGACATCTTTACGATGTTGGCTGCGCAGAAACAGCTGTACGTCTACAAAACACAGCATTTCTGGAGCCAGATTAAATCAGCAGG ATCTGCAATATATGCCAGTCGTTTGTACCTGAACCGGTATATTGAGACACATCCTGATAGACTGGCCAGAAACCAAGATGGAGGCCCTAAAATTATag GGAATGTATATATCCATCAGACAGCTAATATTGACTCCACAGCTGTT CTGGGCCCTAACGTCTCAATAGGGAAAGGTGTAATAATCGGCGCAGGAGTTCGAGTGAGAGAATCCATCGTCTTACATGGCGCTACTCTGCAG gatCACTGCTGTGTGCTTAACAGCATCGTAGGCTGGGACAGTACCGTCGGAAAATGGGCGAGAGTGGAGGGGACGCCGAGCGACCCTAACCCCAATGACCCCTATGCTAAAATTGACAGCGAGACTCTGTTCAGAGATGGAGGTTTGACGCCATCGATTACAATCCTGG gGTGCAATGTGAATATTCCATCAGAAGTCATCATTCGTAACTCGATCGTACTTCCTCACAAGGATCTCAACAGGAGCTTCAAGAACCAGATCATCCTCTAG
- the gmppab gene encoding mannose-1-phosphate guanyltransferase alpha-B isoform X2: MMLKAVILIGGPQKGTRFRPLSFEVPKPLFPVAGVPMLQHHIEACAKVPNMKEIILIGFYQPNDELNRFIASAQQEFKLSVRYLQEFAGLGTGGGIYHFRDQILSGGPSAFFLMNADVCSAFPLQDMLNFHHQRGNSHCGIILGTTANREQSLNYGCIVENQDTNEVLHFVEKPSTFVSDIINCGIYLFTPKIFAHIGTVFQRNQEDREEPPCGRQLRELICLEQDIFTMLAAQKQLYVYKTQHFWSQIKSAGSAIYASRLYLNRYIETHPDRLARNQDGGPKIIGNVYIHQTANIDSTAVLGPNVSIGKGVIIGAGVRVRESIVLHGATLQDHCCVLNSIVGWDSTVGKWARVEGTPSDPNPNDPYAKIDSETLFRDGGLTPSITILGCNVNIPSEVIIRNSIVLPHKDLNRSFKNQIIL, encoded by the exons ATGATGTTAAAGGCAGTTATTCTAATCGGTGGTCCTCAAAAAG GAACTCGCTTCCGGCCTTTGTCATTTGAGGTGCCCAAACCTCTCTTTCCTGTGGCTGGTGTGCCAATGCTCCAACATCACATTGAAGCCTGTGCCAAG GTGCCGAATATGAAGGAGATCATCCTGATTGGGTTTTACCAGCCTAATGATGAGCTGAACCGCTTCATAGCTTCTGCCCAGCAAGAGTTTAAATTATCAGTAAG ATACCTTCAGGAGTTTGCAGGTCTGGGCACAGGCGGTGGCATTTACCATTTCCGGGACCAGATCCTATCTGGAGGACCATCTGCGTTCTTCCTTATGAATGCTGACGTTTGCTCTGCGTTCCCCCTGCAGGACATGCTCAACTTCCACCACCAGCGTGGAAACTCTCACTGTGGAATCATTTTAGGCACTACG GCTAACAGGGAACAGTCTTTGAACTATGGGTGCATTGTAGAGAATCAGGACACAAATGAG GTGCTTCATTTTGTGGAGAAACCCAGTACTTTTGTTAGTGATATTATCAACTGTGGCATCTACTTATTCACCCCAAAGATTTTTGCCCACATTGGGACAGTGTTTCAGAGGAATCAAGAAGACAG AGAGGAGCCTCCATGTGGCAGGCAGCTGCGAGAGCTGATCTGCTTGGAGCAGGACATCTTTACGATGTTGGCTGCGCAGAAACAGCTGTACGTCTACAAAACACAGCATTTCTGGAGCCAGATTAAATCAGCAGG ATCTGCAATATATGCCAGTCGTTTGTACCTGAACCGGTATATTGAGACACATCCTGATAGACTGGCCAGAAACCAAGATGGAGGCCCTAAAATTATag GGAATGTATATATCCATCAGACAGCTAATATTGACTCCACAGCTGTT CTGGGCCCTAACGTCTCAATAGGGAAAGGTGTAATAATCGGCGCAGGAGTTCGAGTGAGAGAATCCATCGTCTTACATGGCGCTACTCTGCAG gatCACTGCTGTGTGCTTAACAGCATCGTAGGCTGGGACAGTACCGTCGGAAAATGGGCGAGAGTGGAGGGGACGCCGAGCGACCCTAACCCCAATGACCCCTATGCTAAAATTGACAGCGAGACTCTGTTCAGAGATGGAGGTTTGACGCCATCGATTACAATCCTGG gGTGCAATGTGAATATTCCATCAGAAGTCATCATTCGTAACTCGATCGTACTTCCTCACAAGGATCTCAACAGGAGCTTCAAGAACCAGATCATCCTCTAG
- the mylkb gene encoding myosin light chain kinase, smooth muscle has protein sequence MDFRAALKPRSGPKLGSEIKTNSPAKVDFRSVLGKKDASPLKPPPPEPDNSNAPADFRSVLNKKKNIESEKPIEKDTAPTPAITKDKQTSINGVNEATVINKKNNVVENAETDKKKDAEITKKEIIPCTEKKTDDAIVEPKNKNGGISQKKSNNVNESLEKKNMANSMDAEDGKKKGMEKAPVFTQSLSDLTVVDGERLRLECTVSYDPQTVITWTLDGKVVKPSKFIILSNEGGKCSLTIDKALPEDEGRYLCKAENAEGKAECSCMVHVDDPSDPSAEKKNKKSSSSLPTTENEARIKKKPAPKSPTKQGSPPQVVQFPGDLKIRAGEKVELLCNFGGSTPITCNWLKFKKPIQTGSGGITIETSENRSQLTIAASDQDHCGCYTLELQNKYGTKQASLNLTVVDKPDPPAGVPAASDIRSSSLTLSWYGPTYDGGSVVKSYNLEIWNSVDNTWSDLTSCNSTSYHVQQLLPDRQYKFRVRAVNMYGIGEPSAESEPVSVGEPEVPEKKEEEEAEAAASDDDSDKEPEYRDVVIKKDSTVKDFYDVEDRLGTGKFGQVFKLVEKSSKKVWAGKFIKAFSQKEKENVRQEISIMNSLHHPKLVQCVDAFEGKSDIVMVLEMISGGELFERIVDEDFELSEREVIKYMLQIIDGVQFIHKQDIVHLDLKPENIMCVNKTGSKIKLIDFGLARRLVDSGSLKVLFGTPEFVAPEVINYEEIGYATDMWSIGVICYILLSGLSPFMGDNDNETLANVTSATWDFEDEAFDEISEQAKDFISNLLKKNMKARLTCALCLEHQWLKQDTKNMEAKQLSKERMKKYILRRRWQKTGNAVRAISRFSSMGMLGGIGLKKSSPTEEAPPAPLLETTEEESHAPVPPSFSLVFQDVEVVEGSAARFDCKIEGYPDPEVVWYKDDQPIKETRHFQIDYEEDGHCSLVISEVCPDDDAKYTCKAVNSLGEASCTAELMVEFMQEEEGDNEEEEEEEEEEEEE, from the exons ATGGACTTCAGGGCAGCCCTTAAGCCCCGTTCGGGGCCTAAGCTTGGGTCAGAAATCAAGACAAACTCCCCAGCCAAAGTAGACTTTAGGTCAGTGTTGGGGAAGAAAGACGCAAGCCCACTAAAACCACCTCCACCAGAGCCAGATAACAGCAATGCACCTGCAGACTTCAGGTCCGTCCTcaacaagaagaagaacataGAATCAGAGAAGCCTATTGAAAAAGACACGGCTCCTACCCCAGCAATCACAAaggacaaacaaacaagcattaACGGTGTGAATGAAGCAACAGttataaacaaaaagaacaatgtAGTAGAAAATGCAGAGACGGACAAAAAGAAGGATGCAGAGATCACAAAAAAGGAGATTATTCCATGcacagaaaagaaaactgaTGATGCGATAGTTGAACCAAAGAACAAAAATGGGGGCATCAGTCAGAAGAAAAGTAACAATGTGAACGAGAGTTTAGAAAAGAAGAACATGGCCAATTCTATGGATGCAGAGGATGGGAAGAAGAAGGGCATGGAAAAAGCACCTGTGTTCACGCAGTCTCTGAGTGATTTGACTGTAGTCGATGGAGAGAGGCTGAGGTTAGAGTGCACAGTGAGCTATGACCCACAGACTGTCATCACCTGGACACTTGATGGGAAGGTTGTGAAGCCATcaaagtttattatattatcCAATGAAG gGGGCAAGTGTTCACTTACCATAGACAAAGCGCTTCCTGAGGATGAGGGACGCTATTTGTGCAAAGCGGAAAATGCAGAAGGAAAGGCCGAATGCTCTTGCATGGTACATGTGGATG ATCCTTCAGATCCAtcagcagaaaagaaaaacaagaaaagctCATCTTCATTACCTACAACTGAGA ATGAAGCTAGGATAAAGAAGAAACCAGCACCGAAGTCTCCCACCAAACAGG GTTCTCCGCCCCAGGTTGTTCAGTTCCCTGGGGATCTCAAGATCAGAGCAGGAGAGAAAGTTGAGCTACTGTGTAACTTTGGAGGCTCTACACCCATTACCTGCAACTGGCTGAAGTTCAAAAAGCCG ATACAGACCGGAAGTGGAGGCATCACTATAGAGACCTCTGAGAACAGAAGTCAGTTGACAATTGCAGCGAGCGACCAGGACCACTGTGGCTGCTACACGCTGGAGCTGCAGAACAAATACGGCACCAAGCAAGCCTCGCTCAACCTTACTGTCGTAG ACAAGCCTGATCCACCAGCTGGTGTCCCGGCTGCGTCAGACATCCGCAGTTCTTCGCTCACCCTCTCCTGGTATGGACCCACATATGATGGTGGCAGTGTTGTCAAGTCGTACAACTTGGAGATCTGGAACTCTGTGGACAACACATGGAGTGACCTTACTTCCTGCAACAGCACCTCTTACCATGTCCAGCAGCTGCTCCCTGACCGTCAGTACAAATTCCGTGTGCGTGCAGTTAACATGTATGGCATTGGTGAACCCAGCGCTGAGTCGGAACCTGTCAGTGTGGGAGAACCAGAGGTGCCAG aaaaaaaagaagaagaagaagcagaggcTGCAGCTTCTGATGATG attcAGATAAAGAGCCTGAGTACAGGGATGTGGTCATAAAGAAAGACAGCACTGTTAAAGATTTCTATGACGTTGAGGATCGCTTGGGCAC TGGCAAATTTGGTCAGGTCTTCAAACTGGTGGAGAAGTCGAGCAAAAAGGTTTGGGCTGGGAAGTTCATCAAAGCCTTCTcacagaaagagaaggagaatgTGCGACAGGAGATCAGCATCATGAACAGCCTCCACCATCCTAAACTTGTGCAGTGTGTGGATGCCTTTGAGGGCAAATCTGACATTGTGATGGTTTTGGAAAT GATCTCCGGTGGCGAGCTGTTTGAGCGAATCGTTGATGAAGATTTTGAGCTGTCCGAACGTGAGGTCATTAAGTATATGCTCCAGATTATTGATGGTGTTCAGTTCATCCACAAACAGGACATTGTGCACCTGGATCTCAAGCCAGAGAACATCATGTGCGTCAACAAGACGGGCAGCAAGATAAAACTCATCGACTTCGGCCTCGCACGAAGGCTAG TGGACTCTGGTTCCCTGAAGGTTCTTTTCGGAACCCCTGAGTTTGTAGCCCCTGAGGTTATTAACTATGAAGAAATTGGCTATGCAACAGATATGTGGAGCATCGGGGTGATCTGCTATATCCT CCTGAGTGGGCTCTCTCCGTTCATGGGGGACAACGATAATGAAACACTTGCAAATGTTACCTCAGCGACGTGGGACTTTGAGGATGAGGCTTTTGATGAGATCTCCGAGCAAGCCAAGGACTTCATCAGCAACctactgaaaaaaaatatgaa GGCCAGATTGACCTGTGCACTGTGTCTGGAACACCAATGGCTAAAACAAGACACCAAGAACATGGAAGCCAAACAGCTCTCCAAAGAACGCATGAAGAAGTATATCCTGAGACGCCGATGGCAG AAAACAGGAAATGCAGTGCGAGCCATCTCTAGATTCAGCTCCATGGGAATGTTAGGAGGCATCGGGCTAAAGAAAAGCTCACCAACTGAAG AAGCGCCACCTGCACCATTGCTAGAGACAACAGAAGAAGAAAGCCACGCCCCTGTTCCTCCCAGCTTCTCCCTCGTCTTCCAGGATGTGGAGGTGGTGGAAGGTAGCGCCGCTCGCTTCGACTGCAAGATCGAGG GCTACCCAGATCCTGAGGTAGTATGGTACAAAGACGACCAGCCTATCAAGGAGACACGTCATTTCCAGATTGACTACGAAGAGGACGGCCACTGTAGCCTGGTAATATCTGAGGTGTGTCCTGATGATGACGCAAAATACACTTGCAAAGCGGTGAACAGCCTCGGAGAGGCCAGCTGCACGGCCGAACTGATGGTGGAGTTCATgcaggaagaagaaggagataatgaggaagaggaagaagaggaggaggaggaagaagaggaatga